The following proteins come from a genomic window of Sulfitobacter indolifex:
- the dnaN gene encoding DNA polymerase III subunit beta, producing MKFSIERAALLKAVSQAQSVVERRNTIPILANVLIEAEGSDVSFRATDLDIEVVDKVAAQVERAGATTVSATLLHEIVRKLPDGALINLTADTAAGRLTVEAGRSNFSLATLPREDFPVMASSEYASNFSAPAPVLRRLFDKSKFAISTEETRYYLNGVYLHIADAESGKALRCVATDGHRLARIDAEMPEGAAEMPGVIVPRKTVGELRKLLDDDEMEIAVSVSETKIRFATPGITLTSKVIDGTFPDYTRVIPQGNTRKMEVDAADFARAVDRVATVSSERSRAVKLQLDEDRLVLSVNAPDSGAAEEELAVAYADERLEIGFNAKYLLEIASQVDRENAVFLFNSSGDPTLMREGNDTSAVYVVMPMRV from the coding sequence ATGAAATTCAGCATCGAACGCGCGGCACTGCTCAAGGCCGTTTCGCAAGCCCAATCCGTGGTCGAGCGCCGCAACACCATTCCGATTCTCGCCAACGTGCTGATTGAGGCCGAAGGCAGCGATGTTTCCTTCCGCGCCACCGATCTGGACATTGAAGTGGTCGATAAGGTCGCCGCTCAGGTTGAGCGCGCTGGTGCCACCACCGTTTCAGCCACGCTGCTGCACGAGATTGTGCGCAAGCTGCCCGATGGCGCGCTGATCAACCTCACCGCCGATACCGCTGCGGGCCGCCTTACGGTCGAAGCGGGCCGGTCGAACTTCTCGCTGGCGACCCTGCCGCGCGAAGACTTCCCGGTTATGGCGTCGTCGGAATACGCCTCGAACTTCTCGGCCCCTGCCCCAGTGCTGCGCCGCTTGTTCGACAAGTCGAAGTTTGCGATTTCTACAGAAGAGACGCGCTATTACCTCAACGGCGTTTACCTGCACATCGCGGATGCTGAAAGCGGCAAGGCGCTGCGCTGTGTGGCCACAGACGGCCACCGTCTGGCGCGGATCGACGCCGAAATGCCCGAGGGTGCGGCCGAGATGCCCGGCGTGATCGTGCCGCGCAAGACCGTGGGCGAGTTGCGCAAGCTGTTGGACGATGACGAGATGGAAATTGCAGTGTCGGTGTCGGAAACTAAGATCCGCTTCGCCACCCCCGGCATCACGCTGACCTCAAAGGTGATCGACGGCACCTTCCCTGACTACACCCGCGTGATTCCCCAAGGGAACACCCGCAAGATGGAAGTCGACGCCGCCGATTTCGCCCGCGCGGTGGACCGTGTCGCGACCGTTTCTTCGGAGCGTTCGCGCGCCGTGAAATTGCAACTCGACGAAGACCGTCTGGTGCTTTCGGTCAATGCGCCTGACAGCGGCGCCGCGGAAGAAGAGCTTGCCGTGGCCTACGCCGATGAGCGGCTTGAGATCGGCTTTAACGCGAAATACCTGCTGGAGATTGCCAGCCAGGTGGACCGCGAAAACGCTGTGTTCCTGTTCAACTCTTCAGGCGATCCGACCTTGATGCGCGAAGGCAATGACACATCGGCGGTCTATGTCGTCATGCCGATGCGCGTGTGA
- the recF gene encoding DNA replication/repair protein RecF (All proteins in this family for which functions are known are DNA-binding proteins that assist the filamentation of RecA onto DNA for the initiation of recombination or recombinational repair.), with protein MTQLYLSNLSLSHFRSHRRAVIDVDVRPVALYGPNGAGKTNIIEAISLLSPGRGLRRTSAQDMARRPEALGWKMSGLLHGPSVLHEIEVWSEAGAARQTKIDGKAAAQTALGRVARVLWLIPAMDRLWIEGAEGRRRFLDRVTLSMLPDHAELSLSYEKAMRERNRLLKDMVREPAWYAALEARMAETGAQIHANRLQALAALEAAQEEAQTAFPVATLELQCAMPSDVEALRRALSDNRMRDLSAGRTLIGPHRADLEGTYAAKGVAARDCSTGEQKALLVSLILANARAIAADFGAPPLLLLDEVAAHLDATRRAALYDEICALGAQAWMTGTGPELFESLGDRAQYVEVTEEDGLSRVKTIA; from the coding sequence ATGACGCAGTTGTATCTCTCCAACCTAAGCCTTTCGCATTTCCGCTCGCACAGGCGGGCGGTCATCGATGTCGATGTGCGCCCCGTGGCCCTTTACGGCCCAAACGGCGCGGGCAAGACCAATATCATCGAGGCGATCTCGCTGCTGTCACCGGGCCGCGGGTTACGCCGGACCAGCGCACAAGACATGGCCCGTAGGCCCGAAGCGTTGGGCTGGAAAATGTCCGGGCTGCTGCATGGCCCGTCAGTGCTCCATGAGATCGAAGTTTGGTCCGAGGCCGGTGCCGCACGGCAAACCAAAATCGACGGCAAGGCGGCAGCGCAGACCGCTCTTGGCCGTGTGGCGCGGGTGCTGTGGCTGATCCCGGCGATGGACCGGCTGTGGATCGAAGGGGCCGAAGGGCGGCGGCGGTTTCTGGACCGTGTGACGCTCAGCATGTTGCCCGACCACGCCGAACTGTCACTGAGCTATGAAAAAGCCATGCGCGAGCGCAATCGGCTGCTCAAGGATATGGTCCGCGAACCTGCGTGGTACGCCGCATTAGAGGCTCGCATGGCCGAGACCGGTGCGCAGATCCACGCCAACCGCCTCCAGGCGCTTGCAGCACTTGAGGCCGCACAGGAAGAGGCGCAGACCGCCTTCCCCGTCGCCACGCTGGAGCTTCAATGCGCAATGCCGAGTGACGTTGAAGCCCTCCGCCGAGCCCTATCGGACAATCGGATGCGTGATCTTTCCGCGGGGCGCACGCTGATTGGCCCGCACCGCGCCGATCTGGAAGGCACCTATGCAGCCAAGGGCGTGGCTGCGCGGGACTGCTCAACCGGAGAGCAAAAGGCGCTTCTTGTCTCACTGATCCTTGCCAATGCCCGCGCCATCGCAGCCGATTTCGGGGCGCCGCCGCTGCTGCTGCTGGATGAGGTAGCAGCCCATCTTGATGCCACCCGCCGCGCGGCGCTTTACGATGAAATCTGCGCCCTTGGCGCGCAGGCTTGGATGACTGGCACCGGGCCTGAGCTGTTTGAAAGCCTCGGCGACCGCGCGCAATATGTCGAAGTGACCGAAGAAGACGGCCTTTCGCGCGTGAAGACCATCGCATGA
- a CDS encoding LysE family translocator produces MTITAADLLLYCGALLILFLTPGPVWLAMMARALSGGFQAAWPLALGVAIGDVLWPLVAVLGITWILSVFDTMMEVLRWIASGVFILMGVALIRQAGEKINTDSRLTRPGMWSGFVAGIIAILGNPKAVLFYIGVLPGFFDLRTVTAPDIGLILAASVIVPLIGNLTIAVLVGHIRGFLTAPRTLRRINLISGALLIFVGLVIPFA; encoded by the coding sequence ATGACCATCACCGCCGCCGACCTGCTGCTCTACTGTGGCGCTTTGCTGATCTTGTTCCTTACCCCCGGCCCGGTCTGGCTTGCGATGATGGCCCGCGCGCTGTCGGGCGGGTTTCAGGCCGCCTGGCCGCTGGCCTTGGGCGTGGCGATCGGGGATGTGCTCTGGCCCCTCGTGGCGGTGTTGGGGATCACATGGATCCTCTCGGTCTTTGACACGATGATGGAAGTGCTGCGCTGGATTGCCAGTGGGGTGTTTATTCTGATGGGCGTGGCTCTGATCCGGCAGGCAGGCGAGAAGATCAACACCGACAGCCGCCTGACCCGCCCCGGCATGTGGTCCGGTTTCGTGGCAGGGATCATTGCGATCCTCGGCAATCCGAAAGCGGTTCTGTTCTATATCGGCGTGCTTCCAGGGTTCTTTGATCTGCGTACTGTCACCGCACCTGACATTGGCTTGATCCTTGCGGCCTCGGTCATCGTTCCGCTGATCGGGAACCTCACAATCGCAGTTTTGGTAGGCCATATCCGCGGCTTTCTCACCGCCCCGCGCACCCTGCGGCGGATCAATCTGATCTCTGGCGCCTTGCTGATTTTCGTGGGTCTTGTGATCCCCTTCGCCTGA
- the gyrB gene encoding DNA topoisomerase (ATP-hydrolyzing) subunit B has protein sequence MSDTAQTPQEYGADSIKVLKGLEAVRKRPGMYIGDTDDGSGLHHMVYEVVDNGIDEALAGHADAVTVTIHEDSSVSVSDNGRGIPVGIHEEEGVSAAEVIMTQLHAGGKFDSNSYKVSGGLHGVGVSVVNALSDWLELRIWREGKEHIARFEGGFTTKHLEVLGDTDRTGTEVRFMASTDTFSNREYIFETLEKRLRELAFLNSGVRIILTDERPVEPLRTELYYDGGVKEFVKYLDRHKTSVMPEPIFITGERDDIGIEVAMWWNDSYHENVLPFTNNIPQRDGGTHMAGFRGALTRTINGYAQSSGIAKREKINFTGDDAREGLTCVLSVKVPDPKFSSQTKDKLVSSEVRPAVEGLVNEKLAEWFEENPAEAKQIVGKIVEAAQAREAARKARELTRRKSAMDVNFLAGKLKDCSEKDPSKTEVFLVEGDSAGGSAQTGRDRQTQAILPLKGKILNVERARFDRMLGSQEIGNLVMALGTGIGRDEFNLSKLRYHKIVIMTDADVDGAHIRTLLLTFFFRQMPELIEHGHLYIAQPPLYKVSRGKSEVYLKDQAAMEDYLIQQGVDGAMLRQGNGEEISGQDLTRVVDMARQLRRVLEAFPTHYPRHIVEQAAIAGAFVDGVVDSDLQGVADKVADRLNLIALEYERGWQGRITQDHGIRLARILRGVEEVRTLDGRMMRSGEARKSGTFTKHLQEVYDQPATLVRKDRSQLIHGPMDLLDAIFAEGEKGLSLQRYKGLGEMNPDQLWETTLDPDARTLLQVRVEDMAEADDLFTKLMGDVVEPRREFIQQNALSVENLDF, from the coding sequence ATGTCCGATACCGCGCAGACACCACAGGAATACGGTGCCGATTCCATCAAGGTTCTCAAAGGGTTGGAGGCCGTTCGCAAACGCCCCGGCATGTATATCGGGGACACCGATGATGGCTCTGGCTTGCACCATATGGTCTATGAGGTTGTGGACAACGGTATTGACGAGGCACTGGCCGGTCATGCTGACGCGGTTACGGTCACGATCCACGAAGATTCCTCGGTTTCCGTGAGTGACAATGGCCGTGGGATTCCCGTTGGCATCCACGAGGAAGAGGGCGTGTCCGCCGCTGAGGTCATCATGACCCAACTACACGCGGGCGGTAAGTTCGACAGCAACTCCTACAAGGTCTCGGGCGGTCTGCACGGGGTTGGCGTTTCAGTCGTGAACGCGCTGTCTGACTGGCTGGAACTGCGCATCTGGCGCGAGGGGAAAGAGCATATCGCACGGTTTGAGGGCGGTTTCACGACCAAGCACCTCGAAGTGCTGGGCGACACCGACCGCACCGGCACCGAAGTCCGCTTCATGGCCTCGACAGACACGTTCTCGAACCGCGAATATATCTTTGAGACGTTGGAAAAGCGCCTGCGCGAACTGGCCTTCTTGAACTCCGGTGTGCGGATCATCCTGACCGACGAACGCCCTGTTGAGCCGCTGCGGACCGAGCTTTACTACGACGGCGGCGTGAAGGAATTCGTCAAATACCTCGACCGTCACAAGACCTCTGTCATGCCCGAGCCGATCTTTATCACCGGCGAGCGCGACGACATCGGCATCGAAGTGGCGATGTGGTGGAACGACAGCTACCACGAGAACGTACTGCCCTTCACCAACAACATCCCGCAGCGCGATGGCGGCACCCATATGGCGGGCTTCCGTGGCGCGCTGACCCGCACGATCAACGGCTATGCGCAATCCAGCGGCATCGCGAAGCGCGAAAAGATTAACTTCACCGGGGATGACGCTCGTGAGGGTCTGACCTGCGTGCTCTCGGTCAAAGTGCCGGATCCGAAGTTCTCCTCGCAGACCAAAGACAAACTGGTGTCTTCAGAGGTGCGCCCCGCAGTCGAAGGTCTGGTGAACGAGAAGCTGGCCGAATGGTTCGAAGAGAACCCCGCCGAGGCCAAGCAGATCGTTGGCAAGATTGTCGAGGCAGCGCAGGCCCGCGAAGCGGCCCGCAAGGCGCGCGAACTGACCCGCCGCAAATCCGCGATGGATGTAAACTTCCTTGCTGGTAAGCTCAAGGATTGCTCGGAAAAAGACCCATCCAAGACCGAAGTCTTCCTCGTCGAGGGTGACAGCGCTGGCGGCTCTGCCCAGACGGGCCGCGACCGTCAGACGCAGGCGATCTTGCCGCTGAAGGGTAAAATTCTCAACGTCGAACGCGCGCGGTTTGACCGGATGTTGGGGAGCCAAGAGATCGGCAACCTCGTCATGGCGCTTGGCACCGGGATCGGGCGGGATGAATTCAATCTCTCCAAACTGCGTTACCACAAGATCGTCATCATGACCGACGCTGACGTCGACGGGGCGCACATCCGTACCCTGCTGCTGACCTTCTTCTTCCGTCAGATGCCCGAGCTGATTGAGCACGGCCACCTCTACATCGCACAGCCACCGCTCTACAAAGTGTCGCGTGGCAAGTCCGAGGTTTACCTCAAGGACCAAGCCGCGATGGAAGACTACCTGATTCAGCAGGGCGTCGACGGCGCGATGCTGCGCCAGGGCAACGGCGAAGAGATCAGCGGCCAGGACCTGACCCGTGTGGTCGATATGGCCCGTCAATTGCGCCGCGTGTTGGAGGCATTCCCGACCCATTACCCGCGCCACATCGTTGAACAGGCCGCTATCGCTGGCGCCTTTGTCGATGGCGTGGTGGACAGTGATCTGCAGGGCGTGGCCGACAAGGTGGCCGACCGTCTGAACTTGATCGCGCTGGAATATGAGCGCGGCTGGCAAGGCCGCATCACCCAAGACCACGGCATCCGCCTTGCCCGCATCCTGCGCGGTGTCGAAGAGGTGCGCACGCTGGATGGCCGCATGATGCGCTCGGGCGAAGCCAGAAAATCCGGCACCTTCACCAAACACCTGCAAGAGGTCTACGACCAGCCCGCGACCCTCGTGCGCAAAGACCGCAGCCAGCTGATCCACGGTCCAATGGACCTGCTTGATGCGATATTTGCAGAAGGCGAAAAGGGTCTGTCGTTGCAACGCTACAAAGGTCTGGGGGAAATGAACCCCGATCAACTTTGGGAAACCACTCTCGACCCCGATGCGCGTACCCTGCTGCAGGTCCGGGTTGAGGACATGGCCGAGGCGGATGACCTCTTTACCAAGCTGATGGGCGATGTTGTTGAACCACGGCGCGAGTTCATCCAACAAAACGCATTGAGCGTCGAGAACCTCGATTTTTAA
- a CDS encoding ATPase domain-containing protein: MNRTITTEAKQRISTGTSGLDSVLCGGLTPERLYLVEGTPGSGKTTLALKFLMDGRAAGSKGLYITLSETVNELTAVAQSHGWTLDDIALYEMVAEDDFSADHEQSLLHPSEVELGETVRGIIELVEKTNPDRVVLDSLSELRLLAQNPLRYRRQILALKHFFARRKCTVLMLDDRTAEPGDLQLHSIAHGVISLEHLANDFGSERRRLRVIKMRGLKYHGGYHDFSIEKGGICVYPRLIAAEHHRVHSTEPVTTGLKELDALLGDGLFPGTNALLAGPAGVGKTTTAVRCMIAALERGQKAAYFLFDERLATLMIRSKALGMDLQPYIDDGSLQIRQIDPAELSPGQFAYAVRGAVEDNDASIVVIDSLNAYLHAMPSDNFLVLQMHELLSYLSQQGVISMMVLGQHGITGELRSDIDISYLADTVMMLRFFEAEGEIRKSISVIKTRTSDHERSIREFKIDRDGLTVGAPIRNFSAILSGSPVYTPSKGDLMPLSADDAEDRQS; this comes from the coding sequence ATGAATAGAACAATTACGACTGAAGCTAAGCAAAGAATATCCACCGGAACATCAGGCCTAGACTCAGTGCTCTGTGGCGGCCTGACCCCGGAGAGACTTTATTTGGTCGAAGGCACGCCGGGTTCGGGCAAGACAACGCTTGCTTTAAAGTTCCTTATGGATGGTCGCGCCGCAGGGAGCAAAGGGCTCTACATCACTCTCTCCGAGACGGTGAATGAGCTAACCGCCGTCGCCCAGTCACATGGTTGGACGTTGGATGACATCGCTTTGTACGAGATGGTCGCCGAAGACGATTTCAGTGCGGATCACGAACAGTCCCTTCTACATCCAAGCGAGGTAGAGTTGGGCGAAACGGTGCGCGGCATCATTGAACTTGTGGAAAAAACCAATCCCGACCGGGTCGTGCTCGACAGCCTCTCCGAACTGCGCCTCTTGGCCCAGAACCCCCTGCGCTACCGCCGGCAAATCCTAGCCCTGAAACACTTTTTTGCGCGGCGCAAATGCACTGTGCTGATGCTCGACGACCGCACCGCCGAGCCGGGTGATCTGCAGCTCCATTCCATTGCGCATGGCGTCATTTCTCTGGAGCATCTGGCGAATGACTTCGGCTCGGAGCGACGGCGCTTGAGGGTGATCAAGATGCGTGGTTTGAAATACCACGGGGGCTATCATGACTTTTCCATCGAAAAGGGCGGCATTTGTGTTTACCCGCGCCTGATCGCGGCAGAGCACCACCGTGTGCATTCCACCGAACCTGTGACCACCGGCCTAAAGGAACTGGACGCCCTTTTGGGCGATGGGCTGTTTCCAGGAACCAACGCACTGCTGGCCGGCCCCGCTGGCGTAGGCAAGACCACGACGGCGGTACGTTGCATGATTGCAGCGCTCGAGCGGGGTCAGAAAGCCGCGTATTTCTTGTTCGACGAACGGCTCGCGACGTTGATGATCCGTTCCAAGGCACTTGGGATGGACCTGCAACCCTATATCGACGATGGCTCTTTGCAGATCCGCCAGATCGACCCGGCCGAACTCTCGCCCGGTCAATTCGCCTATGCTGTGCGCGGGGCGGTTGAGGACAATGATGCAAGCATCGTGGTGATCGACAGCCTAAACGCTTATCTGCATGCCATGCCCAGCGACAACTTCCTCGTGCTGCAAATGCATGAGTTGCTTAGCTACCTGTCACAGCAGGGTGTGATTTCGATGATGGTCCTCGGTCAGCACGGCATCACCGGCGAACTGCGTTCAGACATCGACATCAGTTACCTCGCAGATACCGTAATGATGCTTCGGTTTTTCGAGGCGGAGGGCGAAATTCGCAAATCCATCTCGGTCATCAAGACACGGACCTCTGACCACGAGCGCAGCATTCGCGAGTTCAAGATTGATCGGGACGGCTTGACCGTCGGCGCGCCAATTCGCAATTTCTCTGCTATTCTCTCGGGCAGTCCGGTATATACGCCGTCAAAAGGTGATCTGATGCCATTGTCCGCAGATGATGCTGAGGATCGCCAATCGTGA
- a CDS encoding sensor histidine kinase — protein sequence MSAVAVVAPRGRDDAVARQLLAKDGIATVSAPTLTTLSDLIAQHVGAVLITEEALNSAGAQELDHVLTSQAAWSDVPFIVLANGTSRDRSERATQKIDTLSNAVLLSRPLHAEELIRAVRSALAARVRQHEARKQLEELQWRERQLFESEAKFQAIANSVDQMIWSTLPDGYHDYYNNRWYEFTGVPHGSTDGESWNGVFHPDDQARAWDLWSHSLTTGEIYEIEYRLRHHSGDYRWVLGRAQPVLDRSGTILRWYGSCTDIHEIKVAQEQRQLMLGEMNHRVKNTLAMVNVMVSQTLRLADNLPDAQTALQSRIAMMAQAHDRLIAASWAEAQIPAVVDAALAPHRTGESRFIIDGPEVEVGSKQALAVTMALHELSTNAAKYGALSNNAGKVLIRWGVTDDTFTFTWEETGGPQVDAPTRRGFGSRMIEQALASYFHGNVELSFKPKGLCFTLNAPMSGLL from the coding sequence TTGTCAGCCGTCGCAGTGGTGGCACCGCGTGGGCGCGACGATGCGGTCGCACGTCAGCTTTTGGCGAAGGACGGGATCGCGACTGTTTCCGCGCCAACGCTCACGACACTATCGGACCTTATCGCGCAGCATGTCGGGGCCGTGCTCATCACCGAAGAAGCGCTGAACAGCGCGGGGGCCCAAGAACTCGACCATGTGCTGACGTCACAGGCGGCTTGGTCTGACGTGCCTTTCATCGTGTTGGCCAATGGCACGTCACGCGACCGCAGCGAGCGCGCCACCCAAAAGATCGATACGCTGAGCAACGCCGTCTTGCTCTCGCGCCCCCTGCACGCCGAAGAGCTTATCCGCGCGGTCCGTTCAGCCCTTGCCGCCCGCGTTCGGCAGCATGAAGCCCGCAAGCAGCTTGAGGAGCTTCAGTGGCGTGAACGGCAGCTTTTCGAAAGCGAAGCGAAGTTTCAGGCAATCGCGAATTCGGTGGATCAGATGATCTGGTCGACTTTGCCAGATGGGTACCACGATTATTACAACAACCGCTGGTACGAGTTTACCGGCGTGCCACACGGCAGCACCGATGGTGAATCGTGGAACGGTGTGTTCCACCCAGATGATCAAGCACGGGCTTGGGATCTCTGGTCTCACAGTCTTACGACCGGCGAAATCTACGAAATCGAATACCGTCTGCGCCATCATTCGGGCGACTACAGATGGGTCTTGGGGCGGGCGCAGCCGGTGTTGGACAGGTCTGGCACCATTCTGCGCTGGTATGGCAGTTGCACGGACATCCACGAGATCAAGGTTGCCCAAGAACAACGCCAGTTGATGCTGGGCGAGATGAACCACCGGGTAAAGAACACGCTGGCTATGGTGAACGTCATGGTCTCGCAAACGCTGCGACTGGCGGACAACTTGCCTGACGCACAAACCGCGCTGCAATCGCGCATTGCTATGATGGCGCAAGCCCATGATCGGCTGATCGCGGCGTCCTGGGCCGAGGCCCAAATACCAGCTGTGGTTGATGCTGCACTGGCGCCGCACCGCACTGGCGAGAGCCGTTTTATCATTGATGGGCCAGAGGTAGAGGTGGGATCGAAACAGGCCCTCGCGGTAACGATGGCCCTTCATGAGTTATCGACAAACGCTGCGAAATACGGTGCGTTATCGAACAATGCGGGAAAGGTTCTCATCCGTTGGGGTGTCACCGATGATACCTTTACTTTCACATGGGAGGAAACCGGCGGTCCTCAGGTCGATGCCCCCACAAGGCGTGGCTTTGGCAGTCGAATGATCGAACAGGCACTGGCCAGCTATTTCCACGGGAACGTAGAGCTATCGTTCAAGCCGAAAGGCTTGTGTTTCACACTTAACGCACCCATGTCCGGTCTGCTTTAA
- a CDS encoding response regulator yields the protein MHAKDTKRPAVLIVEDEPLLRMDAVDMIQDAGFKTYDAPSADAAIEIIGSHDDIGILFTDIDMPGSMDGLKLAEYVRAGWPSVKILIASGVIGVGDEEMPEGSKFYAKPYATSLIIDDLRTLIAQDEINSRL from the coding sequence ATGCACGCCAAAGACACCAAAAGGCCCGCCGTTCTGATCGTCGAAGACGAGCCGTTGTTGCGCATGGATGCGGTCGACATGATACAAGACGCCGGGTTCAAGACCTATGACGCCCCCTCCGCCGATGCGGCGATAGAAATCATCGGCTCTCACGATGACATCGGCATTCTATTTACCGACATCGACATGCCGGGATCGATGGACGGACTAAAGCTTGCCGAATATGTGCGCGCCGGGTGGCCTTCGGTGAAAATATTGATCGCGTCAGGTGTGATCGGTGTCGGGGATGAGGAAATGCCCGAAGGATCGAAATTCTATGCCAAGCCCTATGCGACGAGTTTGATCATAGACGATCTGCGCACCTTAATTGCACAGGACGAGATCAACAGCAGGTTATGA
- a CDS encoding NADP-dependent isocitrate dehydrogenase: MSDIIYTKVDEAPELASASLLPIIQKFAKAAGVSVGTKDISLAGRILATFPEHLSEDQRQSDDLAELGRLVKTPEANVIKLPNISASVPQLVGAIKELQSQGFALPDYPDSPSTDEEKAVRAKYDTIKGSAVNPVLREGNSDRRAAKAVKSFAQANPHRMGDWASDSKTHVSSMSGNDFFSNEVSATLDKASGAKIVVETADGEKVLKDGLDYPAGTVVDATFMSAAALKEFLATQIEKSKEDGVLFSLHLKATMMKVSDPILFGHAVEAFLKPVFEKHGETLKELGVNPNSGLGDLLARVKGNDEIMADINACMDARPPMYMVDSDKGITNLHVSSDVIIDASMPALIRAGGKGWGPDGKEHDANCVIPDNSYAPVYDEAINFFKENGKLNPATAGTVQNIGLMAQKAEEYGSHPTTFEMSEAGTVKMILDDGTVLHQHKVEAGDIWRSSSARKAPIEDWVNLAISRQKAEGCRAIFWLDETRAHDAELISYVKPILEAQGVADKFEIMAPREATRASLETITKGENTIAITGNVLRDYLTDLFPILELATSAKMLSIVKLMNGGGLFETGAGGSAPKHVQQLVEQNHLRWDSLGEFCALGESLMFLADAKGNEKARILGEAVEVATQGILDNGRSPSRKVGEPDNRDSHYWFARYWAEAVAAQGKDAELAAQFAPIAEALATNEADILAELAAVQGPAADLGGYYRTDEAKTDAVMRPSKTLNSIIG, encoded by the coding sequence ATGTCCGACATCATTTATACTAAAGTTGACGAAGCGCCGGAGCTGGCCTCTGCGTCCCTGTTGCCGATCATCCAGAAATTCGCCAAAGCTGCTGGTGTAAGCGTCGGTACGAAAGACATCAGCCTTGCCGGGCGTATTTTGGCAACCTTCCCAGAGCACCTGAGCGAAGATCAGCGCCAGTCCGACGATCTGGCCGAACTGGGCCGTCTGGTAAAGACGCCCGAGGCGAATGTGATTAAGCTGCCCAACATCTCTGCCTCTGTGCCGCAATTGGTCGGTGCCATCAAAGAGCTGCAATCCCAAGGCTTTGCCCTGCCTGATTATCCTGATTCCCCCAGCACCGACGAAGAGAAAGCCGTTCGTGCTAAGTATGACACCATCAAAGGCTCGGCTGTGAACCCGGTTCTGCGCGAAGGCAACTCTGACCGTCGCGCCGCCAAGGCGGTGAAAAGCTTTGCGCAAGCGAACCCGCACCGGATGGGCGATTGGGCATCCGACAGCAAGACGCATGTGTCGTCGATGTCTGGCAACGACTTCTTCTCGAACGAAGTTTCGGCCACGCTCGACAAAGCTTCTGGCGCGAAAATCGTGGTAGAGACCGCGGATGGTGAAAAGGTGCTGAAAGACGGCCTTGATTACCCTGCAGGCACTGTCGTTGATGCGACCTTTATGAGCGCTGCGGCCCTCAAAGAATTCCTCGCCACTCAGATTGAAAAGAGCAAAGAAGACGGCGTTCTTTTCTCGCTGCACCTCAAAGCGACGATGATGAAGGTCTCTGACCCGATCCTTTTTGGCCACGCGGTCGAAGCCTTCCTGAAGCCCGTGTTTGAAAAGCACGGTGAGACGCTGAAAGAGCTGGGTGTAAACCCGAACTCCGGCCTCGGCGATCTGTTGGCGCGTGTGAAGGGCAATGACGAGATCATGGCCGACATCAACGCCTGCATGGACGCGCGTCCGCCGATGTATATGGTCGATTCCGACAAGGGCATCACCAACCTGCATGTGTCTTCGGACGTGATCATCGACGCCTCTATGCCCGCGCTGATCCGCGCTGGTGGCAAGGGCTGGGGCCCGGACGGCAAAGAGCATGACGCGAATTGCGTGATCCCCGATAATTCCTATGCGCCGGTTTATGACGAGGCGATTAACTTCTTCAAAGAGAACGGCAAGTTGAACCCGGCGACCGCTGGCACCGTGCAAAACATCGGCCTGATGGCGCAAAAGGCCGAGGAATACGGCTCCCACCCGACTACATTTGAAATGTCGGAGGCGGGCACCGTTAAGATGATCCTCGACGACGGCACCGTGCTACACCAGCACAAGGTCGAAGCCGGTGACATCTGGCGGTCGTCCTCAGCGCGCAAAGCGCCGATTGAGGACTGGGTCAACCTCGCCATCTCGCGTCAAAAGGCCGAAGGCTGCCGCGCGATTTTCTGGCTCGACGAAACCCGCGCCCATGACGCTGAGCTGATCTCTTATGTGAAGCCGATCTTGGAGGCCCAAGGCGTGGCCGACAAGTTCGAGATCATGGCACCCCGCGAAGCCACACGTGCCTCGCTGGAAACCATCACCAAAGGCGAGAACACCATCGCCATCACCGGCAACGTGCTGCGCGATTATCTTACCGATCTCTTCCCCATCCTCGAACTGGCGACCTCTGCCAAAATGCTGTCGATCGTCAAGCTGATGAACGGCGGCGGTCTGTTTGAAACAGGTGCGGGCGGTTCGGCGCCAAAGCACGTGCAGCAGCTGGTCGAGCAGAACCACCTGCGGTGGGACAGCCTTGGGGAATTTTGCGCGCTTGGGGAAAGCCTGATGTTCTTGGCCGATGCCAAGGGCAACGAAAAGGCCCGTATCTTGGGCGAAGCGGTTGAGGTGGCAACGCAGGGCATTCTCGACAATGGCCGTTCCCCCTCGCGCAAAGTGGGTGAGCCGGACAACCGCGACAGCCACTATTGGTTCGCGCGCTATTGGGCCGAAGCGGTCGCCGCTCAAGGCAAGGATGCAGAGCTCGCCGCTCAGTTTGCGCCGATTGCAGAAGCATTGGCGACCAACGAAGCGGACATCCTTGCCGAGCTTGCTGCGGTTCAGGGCCCTGCGGCTGATCTGGGCGGTTACTATCGCACGGATGAGGCCAAGACAGACGCCGTAATGCGCCCGTCTAAAACGCTGAATAGCATTATCGGCTAA